One genomic window of Gracilinema caldarium DSM 7334 includes the following:
- a CDS encoding type III pantothenate kinase, which yields MLLTIDIGNSNIVAGVWKGDTLLYSWRIHTVAKKTEDEYGTLFRALFQDKGLDPKQLRKICLSSVVPSLTTPMITMVEGFTGQSPVVVGPSIYDKLPIHVVNPYEVGADLVADAMAAYAKCRGACVVVDFGTALTFTIVDASGTMQGVAIAPGLGTAVNALSRDTAQLPYVQLAVPPAPYGKNTLHAIQAGVVYGYTGLVEYMIARIKEDLQVDLQVIATGGLCDVIAPLTRVFSFVDKDLTLRGLKLIAEHC from the coding sequence ATGCTTTTAACTATTGATATAGGAAATTCCAATATAGTAGCCGGTGTCTGGAAAGGAGATACACTTCTTTACAGTTGGCGCATTCATACGGTGGCAAAAAAAACAGAAGATGAATACGGTACCCTTTTTAGAGCCCTTTTTCAGGATAAGGGCCTGGACCCGAAACAGCTCCGAAAAATCTGTCTTTCGTCAGTAGTGCCTTCTTTGACGACCCCAATGATTACCATGGTAGAAGGTTTTACCGGCCAGTCACCGGTGGTTGTTGGCCCCAGCATATATGATAAACTGCCAATCCATGTTGTAAACCCCTATGAGGTGGGAGCAGACCTTGTGGCCGATGCGATGGCAGCCTATGCCAAATGCAGGGGCGCCTGTGTGGTGGTGGATTTTGGTACTGCCCTTACCTTTACCATTGTAGATGCCTCTGGTACCATGCAAGGGGTTGCTATTGCGCCGGGCCTGGGAACCGCGGTAAATGCCCTTTCACGGGATACAGCCCAGCTTCCCTATGTGCAGCTGGCAGTGCCCCCGGCCCCCTATGGCAAGAACACCCTCCACGCTATACAGGCCGGTGTCGTCTACGGCTATACGGGCCTTGTGGAATACATGATTGCCCGTATTAAAGAGGATTTACAGGTAGATTTACAGGTAATTGCCACCGGTGGCCTCTGTGATGTTATTGCACCCCTCACCAGGGTCTTTTCCTTTGTTGATAAGGACCTCACCCTCCGGGGGCTTAAGCTTATTGCTGAACATTGTTAA
- the ruvC gene encoding crossover junction endodeoxyribonuclease RuvC, with protein sequence MRSPKITKKNNSKEESGVRRIIGVDPGLASTGWGVVEQQGQRILHIAHGSIETEAKLARPERLFIIYTQFKNLLDLYQPDEGAIETLYFAKNVTSALPVAEARGVVSMAMAERGLPVREFTPLAIKQAVVGRGSAGKEQVQELVRLILGLDSIPRPDHAADALGAALCSAHTPNFINLL encoded by the coding sequence TTGAGATCCCCGAAGATTACGAAGAAGAATAATAGCAAAGAGGAGTCCGGGGTTAGGCGCATTATTGGCGTTGACCCCGGCCTTGCGTCTACCGGTTGGGGGGTGGTAGAACAGCAGGGCCAGCGGATTTTGCACATTGCCCATGGCAGTATCGAGACAGAAGCTAAACTGGCGCGGCCAGAGCGTCTTTTTATCATCTATACCCAATTTAAAAACCTTTTAGACCTCTATCAGCCCGACGAAGGGGCTATCGAAACCCTTTATTTTGCAAAAAATGTCACCAGTGCTTTACCTGTAGCAGAAGCCCGTGGTGTGGTCTCCATGGCCATGGCCGAGCGGGGGCTCCCGGTGAGGGAATTTACACCGCTGGCCATAAAACAGGCTGTGGTAGGCCGGGGAAGTGCAGGCAAGGAGCAGGTTCAGGAACTGGTCAGGCTCATCCTCGGGCTCGACAGTATTCCGCGGCCAGACCATGCGGCGGACGCCCTCGGGGCTGCCCTCTGCAGTGCCCACACACCGAATTTTATAAACCTCCTGTAA
- a CDS encoding N-acetylneuraminate synthase family protein — MHDLPFIPLRPLIIAELGTGHGGSLSKAKELVDAALEAGADCIKFQLVYADEILHPNTGVVPLPGGNIRLYDRFKALEMPLAFFADLKAYIEQQGKLFLCTPFGLRSAQEVASLKPRLMKIASPELNHVPLLKAIAAYEVPTILSSGVSLLADIEYALSFFSGKAPVCLLHCVTAYPAPERDYNLRVLENLQQVFGIPLGVSDHSMDPVLVPVLATLFGASVIEKHFCLSRNDPGLDDPIALPPEDFSRMVRDVRAAAAELEPLLTVQGLAPGGTTGGAAGGTTGGAAGGSSYEASLASYRNLMEAPAFIQKRQDILTQLQHERGAAFIEAILGDGVKRLAPSEKANYDRTNRSLHAVRDIPAGKVIEEADVAILRTEKVLRPGLHPRWLHQVIGRTARTMIPAGEGIRFEDI, encoded by the coding sequence ATGCACGATTTACCTTTTATCCCCCTGCGTCCCCTCATCATTGCCGAACTGGGTACCGGACACGGGGGGAGTCTCAGTAAAGCCAAGGAACTGGTGGATGCCGCCCTGGAAGCCGGTGCGGATTGCATTAAGTTCCAGCTGGTCTATGCGGATGAAATACTCCACCCTAACACGGGGGTAGTTCCCCTCCCCGGCGGAAACATCCGGCTCTATGACCGGTTTAAGGCTCTGGAAATGCCATTAGCATTTTTTGCTGACCTGAAAGCCTACATAGAACAGCAGGGGAAGCTCTTTCTCTGTACCCCCTTCGGCCTCCGCAGTGCTCAGGAAGTGGCGTCCTTAAAGCCCAGATTGATGAAAATAGCATCCCCTGAGTTAAACCATGTGCCCCTGCTTAAGGCCATTGCGGCATACGAGGTGCCTACCATCCTTTCGAGCGGTGTTTCATTATTAGCAGATATTGAATATGCCTTATCCTTTTTTTCCGGAAAAGCTCCGGTCTGTCTCTTGCATTGTGTAACCGCCTACCCCGCTCCGGAAAGGGATTACAACCTGCGGGTCTTAGAAAACCTTCAGCAGGTTTTTGGCATTCCCCTGGGGGTAAGCGACCACAGCATGGACCCGGTACTGGTACCGGTGCTGGCAACCCTGTTTGGGGCAAGCGTCATAGAAAAACATTTCTGCCTCTCCCGCAATGATCCCGGGCTCGATGACCCTATTGCCCTGCCCCCAGAGGATTTTTCCCGGATGGTCCGGGACGTGCGGGCGGCAGCAGCTGAACTGGAACCACTCCTGACGGTACAAGGCCTGGCCCCCGGCGGTACTACCGGCGGTGCTGCCGGCGGTACTACCGGCGGTGCTGCCGGCGGATCCTCCTATGAAGCAAGCCTTGCATCATACCGAAACCTGATGGAAGCTCCTGCTTTTATCCAGAAACGGCAGGACATCCTGACCCAGTTACAACATGAGCGGGGGGCGGCTTTCATCGAGGCAATACTCGGCGATGGGGTAAAACGACTTGCGCCATCGGAAAAGGCAAATTATGATAGAACTAACCGGTCCCTCCATGCAGTCCGGGATATTCCGGCAGGGAAGGTCATTGAAGAAGCGGATGTGGCCATTCTCAGGACCGAGAAGGTGCTCCGGCCAGGCCTGCATCCCCGTTGGCTGCATCAGGTCATTGGGAGGACTGCCCGAACCATGATACCGGCCGGAGAGGGCATACGATTCGAGGATATTTAA
- a CDS encoding 2-aminoethylphosphonate aminotransferase gives MVREAVILGAGLGSRLKERTKAMPKGFLELGGMPIVEASIRKLIAVGVERIIIGTGHCAEYYEALAKKYHIIETILNPIYAQSGSMRTLYELRDRVTTDFFLLESDLIYDSAGLFALANDLRPDLLLASGPTLSGDEVYLESGPDGRLVKLSKRREDLSRNDGELVGITKLRPSTLQGMCAYAESVFAEKPMLEYEHAMAAVSKDDPIHILRIDNFLWREIDDEHHLEIAQKKIQPQIEQAEALRRVRREVLLNPGPATTTDSVKYAQVQADICPREKEFGQIMDWTRTELTKFVADPSEYVTVLWGGSGTSADEAMISSVVPENGRLLVIDNGVYGARMAKIAGVYKLNYEVFKSSTTAPVDLNALEATLKAGKFTHLAVVYHETTTGLLTDLPSIGQICKRLGIITIVDAVSAYAGIPMDLSALNVDFMASTSNKNIQGMAGIAFVICRRDRLAETAKIPMRSFYLNLWDQHAYFEKTLQTRFTPPVQAFYALRQAIIEAKVETIEGRYARYSACWNTLIKGIDRIGLRCLVKPEYQSKLITAILEPENTRYNFNELHDIARRAGFTIYPGKLSDANTFRIANIGDIQPAEMDRFVQLLQKYIDEIRT, from the coding sequence ATGGTACGTGAAGCGGTTATTCTTGGTGCTGGGCTTGGATCTCGACTCAAGGAACGTACGAAGGCCATGCCAAAGGGGTTTCTTGAATTAGGTGGTATGCCTATTGTTGAAGCTTCTATACGGAAGCTTATTGCAGTTGGTGTTGAACGGATTATTATTGGAACCGGCCATTGTGCAGAGTATTATGAAGCTCTCGCGAAAAAGTATCATATTATAGAGACTATACTTAATCCAATATACGCTCAGTCTGGTAGTATGCGAACCCTCTATGAATTACGAGATAGGGTAACCACCGATTTCTTTCTGTTAGAATCGGATCTTATTTATGATAGTGCAGGACTCTTTGCTTTAGCTAATGATCTTAGACCCGATCTTTTACTTGCTTCTGGTCCTACTTTGTCGGGTGATGAGGTTTATTTGGAATCGGGACCCGATGGACGCCTGGTTAAGCTTTCAAAACGGCGAGAAGATCTATCTCGAAATGATGGAGAACTCGTTGGAATAACTAAATTGCGTCCATCAACACTACAAGGCATGTGTGCTTATGCTGAATCGGTATTTGCTGAAAAACCGATGCTTGAATATGAACATGCCATGGCCGCTGTATCAAAAGACGATCCTATTCATATTTTACGGATTGATAACTTCTTATGGCGGGAAATAGATGATGAGCATCATCTTGAAATAGCCCAAAAGAAAATACAGCCCCAAATAGAACAAGCAGAAGCCCTTCGGCGTGTTCGCCGCGAAGTCCTTTTAAATCCTGGTCCTGCTACAACAACGGACTCGGTTAAATATGCCCAGGTTCAAGCTGATATTTGTCCTCGGGAAAAAGAATTTGGTCAGATAATGGATTGGACCAGGACGGAACTTACTAAATTTGTTGCCGATCCTTCAGAATATGTAACTGTCCTATGGGGTGGTTCAGGAACTTCCGCTGATGAAGCGATGATTTCCAGTGTAGTTCCTGAAAATGGCCGCCTTTTAGTCATTGATAATGGTGTTTATGGGGCCCGTATGGCAAAGATTGCTGGGGTCTACAAACTGAACTATGAAGTATTTAAAAGTTCTACTACGGCACCGGTCGATTTAAATGCTCTTGAAGCTACCTTAAAAGCTGGTAAATTTACCCATCTGGCGGTAGTGTATCATGAAACTACGACAGGGCTTTTAACGGATTTGCCGAGTATCGGCCAAATATGTAAACGTTTGGGAATTATTACCATCGTAGATGCTGTCAGTGCTTACGCAGGTATTCCAATGGATTTATCGGCCCTTAATGTCGATTTTATGGCCAGTACTTCTAATAAGAATATACAGGGTATGGCTGGTATTGCCTTTGTGATATGTCGACGTGATCGTTTAGCTGAGACTGCAAAAATTCCAATGCGTAGTTTTTATCTTAACCTGTGGGATCAGCATGCTTACTTTGAGAAGACCTTGCAAACCCGGTTTACACCACCGGTCCAGGCTTTTTATGCTTTACGTCAGGCAATTATCGAAGCAAAGGTGGAAACCATAGAAGGCCGTTATGCCCGGTATAGTGCATGCTGGAATACGTTAATTAAAGGTATTGACCGTATTGGGCTTAGGTGCCTTGTAAAACCAGAATATCAATCAAAACTTATTACCGCTATACTGGAACCAGAAAATACCCGTTATAACTTTAATGAGCTCCATGATATAGCACGCAGGGCTGGATTTACAATTTATCCCGGTAAGTTGTCCGATGCAAATACCTTTCGTATAGCAAATATCGGTGATATTCAGCCCGCAGAAATGGATCGTTTCGTCCAGCTTTTACAGAAATATATTGATGAAATACGTACCTAG
- the aepY gene encoding phosphonopyruvate decarboxylase: protein MLDTYQFGESLKNAGFDFYSGVPCSFLKDLINYAVNECEYVMAANEGDAVAICAGAQVAGRKTVVLMQNSGLGNAVSPLTSLNAIFKIPLLGFVSLRGEPGLADEPQHELMGVITGDLLSAMKIQWAYLSNEQAQAEAQLIQAQDVIAKGYPFFFIVKKETFSKVSLKDDKKVTSPEGLPARNSLLSVVRRSAPEEAVIAATTGFTGRELYELGDDERNFYMVGSLGCLSSFCLGISLSQPERPVIALDGDGSMLMRMGALPVVAAYKPKRLLHILLDNNAHESTGGQFTVSSTVNWKNLALSAGYPKAVEVRNSQELEGVLSKWAQEGGLLFVHARIKQGAPEKLGRPKTKPYEVAERLRNFLKR, encoded by the coding sequence ATGTTAGATACCTATCAATTCGGTGAGAGTCTTAAAAACGCTGGTTTTGATTTTTATTCTGGTGTCCCCTGTTCCTTTCTTAAGGATCTGATTAACTATGCCGTCAATGAATGTGAATATGTCATGGCTGCTAACGAGGGAGATGCGGTTGCGATTTGTGCTGGTGCACAGGTCGCAGGCCGTAAGACGGTGGTGCTTATGCAGAATTCTGGCCTTGGGAATGCCGTATCCCCCCTTACTTCCCTCAATGCAATTTTTAAAATTCCCCTTTTAGGTTTTGTGAGCCTTCGTGGTGAGCCGGGTTTAGCCGATGAGCCTCAGCATGAGCTTATGGGTGTTATTACCGGCGATCTGCTTTCTGCGATGAAAATACAATGGGCTTATCTGTCTAATGAGCAAGCCCAAGCAGAAGCCCAATTAATACAGGCCCAGGATGTGATAGCAAAGGGGTATCCATTTTTCTTTATAGTAAAAAAAGAAACCTTCTCAAAGGTTAGTTTAAAAGATGATAAAAAGGTTACATCCCCAGAAGGATTGCCTGCTAGGAATAGTCTTCTTTCAGTAGTTCGCCGATCTGCACCAGAAGAAGCAGTAATTGCTGCCACCACCGGATTTACAGGTCGTGAATTGTATGAGTTAGGGGATGATGAACGTAATTTTTATATGGTTGGGTCCTTAGGGTGTCTTTCTTCATTTTGTCTTGGTATATCCCTTTCTCAGCCCGAAAGACCTGTTATTGCTCTCGATGGTGATGGATCAATGCTCATGCGGATGGGTGCCTTGCCAGTGGTCGCTGCGTATAAACCTAAGCGTTTACTACATATATTGCTCGATAATAATGCCCATGAATCTACTGGAGGCCAGTTCACTGTTTCTAGTACGGTAAACTGGAAAAACCTTGCTCTTTCTGCAGGTTATCCAAAGGCTGTTGAGGTTAGAAATTCACAGGAGCTCGAAGGAGTACTATCCAAATGGGCTCAAGAAGGTGGGCTTTTGTTTGTTCACGCTCGAATTAAACAAGGAGCCCCTGAAAAGTTAGGTCGCCCCAAAACAAAGCCCTATGAAGTTGCAGAGCGGCTCCGAAATTTCTTAAAAAGGTGA
- a CDS encoding PilZN3 domain-containing protein: MNIPTGPAQYLERFAEQQVNCSQYALQKMGVDKTSSFIKIDEYMILCAPFQLGFKRGIFLASLSKQEMTFFQRYLNGIVGVSMVFNQANRKEPLKLFIRGSLAAIGPMKGKDNVGLLVVDYKNSPDDYVTILGTHLEYMELLRLKWEDFGKTMIKMTPDTAQLMGYNMYATITEPNKGGSRIQVFALSSQKIEHLESMNSPERAVGTAVAYQLYFRKYRIAVGGTIESATRLPTGIVRTQASLAFSPELVEIFDDYHFAERAKRLNNVQQ; the protein is encoded by the coding sequence ATGAACATACCAACAGGTCCAGCTCAATATCTAGAACGCTTTGCAGAACAGCAGGTGAACTGCAGTCAATATGCGCTTCAGAAAATGGGTGTCGATAAAACCAGTTCCTTCATCAAGATTGATGAATATATGATTCTCTGTGCGCCCTTTCAGCTTGGTTTTAAACGGGGTATATTTTTAGCATCCCTTTCGAAACAGGAAATGACCTTTTTTCAGCGGTATCTAAATGGCATTGTGGGTGTTTCCATGGTTTTTAACCAGGCAAACCGGAAGGAACCGCTCAAACTCTTTATCCGGGGAAGCCTCGCAGCTATCGGGCCCATGAAGGGGAAGGATAACGTGGGGCTTCTCGTGGTAGATTACAAAAACTCCCCCGATGACTATGTTACCATTCTGGGCACCCATCTGGAATATATGGAACTGCTCCGGCTTAAGTGGGAAGATTTTGGTAAAACGATGATTAAAATGACCCCCGATACAGCCCAGCTCATGGGGTATAATATGTATGCCACCATTACAGAGCCTAATAAGGGGGGGAGCAGAATACAGGTATTTGCCCTGAGTTCACAGAAGATTGAGCACCTGGAATCGATGAACAGCCCCGAACGGGCCGTTGGAACCGCAGTAGCCTACCAGCTCTATTTCCGGAAATACCGTATCGCCGTCGGGGGCACCATAGAGAGTGCTACCAGGCTCCCTACCGGGATTGTGCGAACCCAGGCGAGTTTAGCCTTCAGTCCCGAACTGGTTGAAATTTTCGACGACTATCACTTTGCCGAACGGGCAAAGCGGCTTAACAATGTTCAGCAATAA
- the hisS gene encoding histidine--tRNA ligase, protein MAPLIEPRVLKGFRDFLPAAEIKRRQLTEIIEQSFRSFGFVPIDTPALEYTEILLGKGGGETEKQVYRFKDHGDRDVALRFDLTVPFARFMAEHRAELPLPFKRYHIAKVWRGENTQRGRYREFTQCDFDIVGSESSGADFEILLMMRETLQAIGVGDVTIRMNHRGVFNRFLRCLGIEDKSVEILRTVDKLIKIGKESTLLQLSELIGTEKAESVLQYIQPKNTYKETLAAMTEAAGGPGPDTERLEVLYRFMEDAGIADIFVLDPSITRGLDYYTGVVYETFLNDLPEIGSVCSGGRYDNLAALYSKEQLPGVGASIGLDRLIAALEALGRTQARPGYAQVAIACTDETLQGKYQALALELRRAGIACEVFTEPKKLTQQYALAEKKGARWVIVCPEDAFTREPYRFTLRELATRTDTEGLTISDIISTTIA, encoded by the coding sequence ATGGCCCCACTTATTGAACCCCGGGTCCTTAAGGGATTCCGAGATTTTTTACCTGCCGCAGAAATTAAGCGGCGACAGTTAACAGAAATAATTGAACAATCCTTCCGTTCTTTTGGATTTGTCCCTATTGATACGCCGGCCCTGGAATATACGGAGATTCTCCTTGGCAAGGGAGGCGGCGAAACGGAAAAGCAGGTATATCGATTTAAAGACCATGGGGACCGGGATGTGGCCCTCCGATTTGACCTGACAGTGCCCTTTGCCCGTTTTATGGCAGAGCATCGAGCTGAACTGCCCCTGCCCTTTAAGCGTTACCATATTGCCAAGGTATGGCGGGGCGAAAACACCCAGCGGGGCCGTTACCGGGAGTTTACCCAGTGTGATTTTGATATAGTGGGAAGTGAAAGTTCGGGAGCAGATTTTGAGATACTGCTCATGATGCGGGAAACCTTACAGGCTATCGGCGTGGGGGATGTGACGATTCGGATGAACCACCGGGGGGTTTTTAACCGCTTTCTCCGCTGTCTCGGGATAGAAGACAAATCGGTAGAGATCCTGCGGACCGTTGATAAGCTCATAAAGATTGGTAAAGAGTCTACTTTATTGCAACTTTCTGAGCTTATTGGTACTGAAAAAGCAGAAAGCGTATTGCAATATATACAACCTAAGAATACTTATAAAGAAACACTAGCGGCAATGACAGAAGCCGCTGGCGGTCCCGGGCCTGATACGGAGCGGCTAGAGGTGCTCTACCGGTTTATGGAGGATGCGGGCATTGCCGATATCTTTGTGCTGGATCCATCCATTACCCGGGGACTCGATTATTACACCGGTGTTGTCTATGAGACCTTTCTGAACGACCTTCCAGAGATCGGTTCAGTCTGTTCCGGCGGCCGCTATGATAACCTGGCGGCCCTCTATTCCAAGGAACAGCTTCCCGGTGTTGGAGCCTCTATAGGGCTTGACCGGCTCATCGCTGCGTTGGAAGCTTTAGGTAGAACCCAGGCTCGTCCGGGCTATGCCCAGGTTGCCATAGCCTGCACCGATGAAACACTACAGGGCAAATACCAGGCTCTGGCGCTCGAGCTCCGCAGGGCGGGCATTGCCTGTGAAGTTTTTACAGAACCGAAAAAGCTGACCCAGCAGTACGCGCTGGCCGAAAAAAAAGGCGCCCGCTGGGTCATTGTTTGCCCAGAGGACGCCTTTACGAGGGAACCCTATCGGTTTACCCTGCGGGAACTGGCTACCCGCACAGATACCGAAGGGCTGACTATTTCGGATATTATTTCAACGACTATAGCTTAG
- a CDS encoding YebC/PmpR family DNA-binding transcriptional regulator: MSGHSKWATIKHKKGAADAKRGQMFTKLIKEISIAARMGGGDPDANPRLRTAILKAKAANMPKDNVERAIKKGTGELEGVNYEELTYEAYAPGGVAVLIEVLTDNKNRAAADVRNILNKAGGSLATAGAVSRLFKRKGIITFDGEKYTEDQIMEAALEGGAEDVTASDGIIEVSTAPEDFEAVLNALNAKNFESMSAEISMVPDAEVSLDKDATSKVMKMIDRLEENDDVQNVYHNLEIPEDYEEE, encoded by the coding sequence ATGTCCGGTCACAGTAAATGGGCCACTATAAAACACAAGAAAGGTGCCGCCGACGCAAAGCGCGGCCAGATGTTTACCAAACTGATTAAGGAAATTTCTATTGCTGCCCGTATGGGTGGTGGTGATCCCGATGCCAATCCCCGGCTCCGCACGGCTATTCTTAAGGCTAAGGCCGCTAACATGCCCAAGGACAACGTCGAACGGGCTATTAAAAAGGGTACCGGTGAACTGGAAGGGGTTAACTACGAAGAACTGACCTACGAAGCCTATGCTCCCGGGGGTGTGGCGGTACTGATCGAAGTACTTACCGATAACAAAAACCGGGCCGCTGCGGATGTCCGCAACATTCTGAACAAGGCTGGTGGTTCCCTCGCTACCGCTGGTGCTGTTTCCCGGCTCTTTAAGCGCAAGGGTATCATCACTTTTGACGGTGAAAAATACACCGAAGACCAGATTATGGAAGCTGCCCTCGAAGGTGGCGCTGAAGATGTTACCGCTTCCGATGGTATTATCGAAGTAAGTACCGCACCAGAAGACTTCGAAGCCGTACTGAACGCCCTGAATGCCAAGAATTTTGAATCCATGAGTGCTGAAATCAGTATGGTTCCCGATGCAGAGGTTTCCCTGGATAAGGATGCCACCAGCAAGGTCATGAAGATGATCGACCGGCTCGAAGAAAACGACGACGTTCAGAACGTATACCACAACCTTGAGATCCCCGAAGATTACGAAGAAGAATAA